The Vulgatibacter sp. genome window below encodes:
- a CDS encoding heme-copper oxidase subunit III gives MRPRNVAHLPRSLAGPGSSAWIGMLLFVAIEATAYGSLITSYFYLQLGAERWPPDGIAQPALLLPTLSTALLVASAVPVRWAELGIRRGDERRLRIGLALGLLLASGYPVIAGIEASQRSYSLAANAYASIVWVASSYSLLHVVGLLGLGGYVIALAFRRDLHAEKHTALGVVALYWYFAALASIPLWATLYLAPRALGA, from the coding sequence GTGAGACCGCGCAACGTGGCCCACCTGCCCCGCAGCCTCGCCGGCCCCGGCTCCTCCGCCTGGATCGGCATGCTTCTCTTCGTGGCGATCGAGGCCACCGCCTACGGCTCGCTGATCACCTCCTATTTCTATCTGCAGCTCGGCGCCGAGCGCTGGCCGCCCGACGGGATCGCGCAGCCGGCGCTCCTCCTGCCCACCCTCTCCACCGCGCTTCTGGTGGCGAGCGCCGTTCCGGTGCGCTGGGCGGAGCTGGGGATCCGCCGCGGGGACGAACGCCGCCTGCGGATCGGTCTCGCCCTGGGGCTGCTCCTCGCCTCGGGCTATCCGGTGATCGCGGGGATCGAGGCGTCGCAGCGCAGCTACTCCCTCGCTGCGAATGCCTACGCCTCCATCGTCTGGGTGGCCTCGAGCTACAGCCTCCTCCACGTGGTGGGACTCCTCGGCCTCGGCGGCTACGTCATCGCCCTCGCCTTCCGCCGCGATCTGCACGCGGAGAAGCACACCGCCCTCGGTGTGGTGGCGCTCTACTGGTATTTCGCCGCGCTCGCCTCCATCCCCCTCTGGGCGACGCTCTACCTCGCGCCCCGCGCCCTCGGAGCCTGA
- a CDS encoding c-type cytochrome: MRRSTLSLAAALALAGCDHFRDTPPARQVGDADPERGAKALVAYGCSGCHFVPGIREATSWVAPPLHNYGERAYVAGVVSNNAENLVAWIRDPQAVNPRTAMPNLGVTEQDARNIAAYLYSLHQGRQGPL, from the coding sequence GTGAGACGCTCGACGCTGAGCCTTGCAGCAGCGCTGGCCCTTGCCGGCTGCGATCATTTCCGCGACACGCCGCCTGCGCGGCAGGTGGGTGACGCCGATCCGGAGCGCGGCGCGAAGGCGCTGGTGGCCTACGGCTGCAGCGGCTGCCACTTCGTCCCCGGGATCCGGGAGGCGACCTCGTGGGTGGCGCCGCCGCTGCACAACTACGGCGAGCGGGCCTACGTCGCCGGGGTCGTCTCCAACAACGCCGAGAACCTCGTCGCCTGGATCCGCGACCCGCAGGCGGTGAACCCGCGCACGGCGATGCCCAACCTCGGCGTCACCGAGCAGGACGCCCGCAACATCGCCGCCTACCTCTATTCCCTGCACCAGGGCAGGCAGGGGCCCCTGTGA
- a CDS encoding 4Fe-4S dicluster domain-containing protein, which produces MANDGQHASRKGFFTDTSICIGCKACEVACKSWNQLPDDGFHFTGNSYDNTGHLGASTWRHVSFVERPVALSQQQSGLGNFSWLLMSDVCKHCQRAACLEACPTGAIVRTEFDSVFVQPDVCNGCGYCVVACPFGVVDRKEDDGRAWKCTLCYDRLRDDMQPACAQVCPTDSIRFGDVEELQAIARKRVEELHAAGVGEARLYGEDAASQPGTEGLNAFFLLLDAPEVYNLPPDPVVPTKKAGALWGSVGMAALGLGAMALGAVLVGRGGSR; this is translated from the coding sequence ATGGCAAATGACGGGCAGCACGCTTCCCGCAAGGGCTTCTTCACCGACACCTCCATCTGCATCGGCTGCAAGGCCTGCGAGGTGGCGTGCAAGTCGTGGAACCAGCTGCCGGATGACGGCTTCCACTTCACCGGCAACTCCTACGACAACACCGGCCACCTCGGCGCCTCCACCTGGCGGCACGTCTCCTTCGTGGAGCGGCCGGTGGCGCTCTCGCAGCAGCAGTCGGGCCTCGGCAATTTCTCCTGGCTGCTCATGTCCGACGTCTGCAAACACTGCCAGCGGGCGGCCTGCCTCGAGGCCTGCCCCACCGGCGCCATCGTCCGCACCGAATTCGACAGCGTCTTCGTGCAGCCCGACGTCTGCAACGGCTGCGGCTATTGCGTGGTGGCCTGTCCCTTCGGCGTGGTGGATCGCAAGGAGGACGACGGCAGGGCGTGGAAGTGCACCCTCTGTTACGACCGCCTCCGCGACGACATGCAGCCTGCCTGCGCGCAGGTCTGCCCCACCGACTCGATCCGCTTCGGCGACGTGGAGGAGCTGCAGGCCATCGCCCGCAAGCGGGTCGAGGAGCTGCACGCCGCAGGCGTCGGCGAGGCGCGGCTCTACGGCGAGGACGCCGCCAGCCAGCCCGGGACCGAGGGGCTCAACGCCTTCTTCCTGCTGCTCGACGCGCCCGAGGTCTACAACCTGCCACCTGATCCGGTGGTGCCCACGAAGAAGGCCGGTGCGCTCTGGGGCTCGGTGGGGATGGCGGCGCTGGGCCTCGGCGCGATGGCGCTGGGCGCCGTGCTCGTGGGCCGCGGAGGATCGCGATGA
- a CDS encoding FixH family protein — MRRLLAYALLLAACSGEREPPAPIAGRLAGTGSEGRYRFELVLDPPAPRLGERFAVETRIYDASGAPADAEVRLDATMPEHGHGMQTVPSHERVGIGTWRSEGLRFHMPGSWAFQIHAKGTAAEDTIDLRFEQPPR, encoded by the coding sequence GTGAGGCGGCTCCTCGCGTACGCCCTGCTCCTCGCCGCGTGCAGCGGGGAGCGCGAGCCGCCGGCGCCGATCGCCGGCAGGCTCGCCGGAACCGGGAGCGAGGGGCGCTACCGCTTCGAGCTCGTCCTCGATCCTCCGGCGCCGCGCCTCGGGGAGCGCTTCGCCGTGGAGACGCGGATCTACGACGCGAGCGGCGCGCCCGCCGACGCGGAGGTGCGCCTCGACGCGACCATGCCCGAGCACGGCCACGGGATGCAGACGGTGCCGTCGCACGAGCGGGTGGGGATCGGCACCTGGCGGAGCGAGGGGCTGCGCTTCCACATGCCCGGGAGCTGGGCGTTCCAGATCCACGCGAAGGGCACGGCGGCAGAGGACACCATCGATCTCCGCTTCGAGCAGCCGCCGCGATGA
- a CDS encoding cytochrome-c peroxidase codes for MIRLLWLLALAACDAPGPPAWSEQERALVASLAAPAEPPPSPGNEVADDPRAARLGHRLFFDPGLSASGTVACASCHQPARHFTDGLRFARGLAAGTRNTPTILGAPWLPFLTADGRKDSLWSQALEPLEHPAEQGAQRVEILHRIATAHRPEWEAVFGPLPPLDDGAAIDRAFVQVGKALEAYQRRLRIPATAFDRYAAALAAGDATGGGQLSPAAIRGLRLFVGEGRCVACHNGPLLTDGAFHNLGLPPGPGALQGRAHGARLLRADPFRCEACGELPFLDPALPAFVGAFRTPGLRNVSRTAPYMHAGQLLTLEEVVDFYRFRPGAPAVGRRDEILASIPPTLSTPDLVAFLHSLEAAVPDDPWWQPPAAAEAPTSVLPDPGERPPSSPHSREAKRWESSTSSAGGR; via the coding sequence ATGATCCGCCTCCTCTGGCTGCTCGCCCTCGCCGCCTGCGACGCGCCGGGGCCGCCGGCGTGGAGCGAGCAGGAGCGCGCCCTGGTGGCCAGCCTCGCCGCGCCGGCCGAGCCGCCGCCGAGCCCCGGCAACGAGGTGGCGGACGATCCCCGGGCGGCACGCCTCGGCCACCGGCTCTTCTTCGATCCGGGCCTCTCGGCGAGCGGCACCGTGGCCTGCGCCAGCTGCCACCAGCCGGCGCGCCACTTCACCGACGGCTTGCGTTTCGCCCGCGGCCTCGCCGCAGGGACGCGCAACACCCCCACGATCCTCGGCGCGCCGTGGCTCCCCTTCCTCACCGCCGACGGGCGGAAGGACAGCCTCTGGTCCCAGGCCCTCGAGCCCCTCGAGCACCCGGCGGAGCAGGGGGCGCAGCGGGTGGAGATCCTCCACCGCATCGCCACCGCCCACCGGCCGGAGTGGGAAGCGGTCTTCGGTCCTCTTCCCCCGCTGGACGATGGAGCCGCGATCGATCGCGCCTTCGTCCAGGTGGGCAAGGCCCTCGAGGCCTACCAGCGCCGCCTGCGGATCCCCGCCACCGCTTTCGATCGCTACGCGGCGGCGCTGGCTGCAGGCGACGCCACCGGCGGCGGCCAGCTCTCCCCTGCGGCGATCCGCGGCCTGCGCCTCTTCGTCGGGGAGGGCCGCTGCGTCGCCTGCCACAACGGCCCGCTCCTCACCGACGGCGCCTTCCACAACCTCGGCCTGCCCCCGGGCCCCGGTGCGCTCCAGGGCCGCGCCCACGGCGCCCGCCTCCTCCGGGCCGACCCCTTCCGCTGCGAGGCCTGCGGCGAGCTTCCCTTCCTCGATCCGGCGCTGCCCGCGTTCGTCGGCGCCTTCCGCACGCCGGGCCTGCGCAACGTGTCGCGAACCGCGCCCTACATGCACGCGGGCCAGCTGCTCACCCTGGAGGAGGTGGTCGACTTCTACCGCTTCCGGCCCGGCGCCCCTGCGGTCGGCAGGCGGGACGAGATCCTGGCCTCGATTCCGCCGACCCTCTCCACCCCGGACCTCGTCGCCTTCCTCCACTCGCTCGAGGCAGCGGTCCCCGACGATCCCTGGTGGCAACCGCCGGCAGCAGCAGAGGCCCCCACCTCGGTGCTTCCCGATCCGGGAGAGCGCCCCCCATCCTCCCCCCACTCCAGGGAGGCGAAGCGATGGGAATCTTCGACGTCATCGGCCGGTGGCCGGTGA
- a CDS encoding cytochrome c oxidase assembly protein, which translates to MRGLPAILLALLPLPALADVPAAPPAGWSEGWSTWQALPLVALFATHVAGARRQWVASRRGRATLLRRAAFFGAAWLALAVAVVSPLDAWAGLLFSVHMVQHLLLVLVAAPLLVLARPAAALLRGLPRFARRPAARLLRLAPFRLAVRPLPALAIHGGAVWIWHAPALYERALQRDLLHALEHGSFVLSGVVFFEAIRRAGLPGGMGHGAAVLFVFAAATQATILGALLTFAPEPLYATHAAGAVALGIHPLEDQQLAGLLMWVPGNAVYVVLALVLLRAFLLAAERRTLQRELATAALRHVGRKR; encoded by the coding sequence ATGAGAGGGCTGCCTGCGATCCTCCTCGCCCTCCTGCCGCTACCGGCGCTCGCCGACGTGCCTGCGGCGCCGCCTGCGGGGTGGAGCGAGGGCTGGAGCACGTGGCAGGCGCTGCCGCTCGTCGCCCTCTTCGCGACCCACGTGGCGGGGGCACGCAGGCAGTGGGTAGCGAGCCGCAGGGGACGCGCCACGCTCCTGCGCCGCGCAGCCTTCTTCGGCGCTGCCTGGCTCGCCCTGGCGGTGGCGGTGGTCTCGCCCCTCGACGCATGGGCGGGCCTCCTCTTCTCGGTGCACATGGTGCAGCACCTGCTGCTGGTGCTGGTGGCGGCGCCGCTCCTCGTCCTCGCCAGGCCTGCAGCTGCGCTCCTGCGTGGCCTCCCCCGCTTCGCGCGGCGTCCAGCAGCGCGGCTCCTGCGCCTCGCGCCGTTCCGCCTGGCCGTGCGCCCGCTGCCTGCCCTCGCGATCCACGGCGGCGCGGTCTGGATCTGGCACGCGCCGGCGCTCTACGAGCGGGCGCTGCAGCGCGATTTGCTCCACGCCCTCGAACACGGCTCCTTCGTCCTCTCGGGCGTGGTCTTCTTCGAAGCGATCCGCCGCGCAGGGCTCCCCGGCGGCATGGGCCATGGCGCCGCCGTGCTCTTCGTCTTCGCCGCCGCCACCCAGGCCACCATCCTCGGCGCGCTCCTCACTTTCGCCCCGGAGCCGCTCTACGCCACCCACGCCGCAGGCGCGGTCGCGCTGGGGATCCACCCCCTCGAGGATCAGCAGCTCGCCGGCCTGCTGATGTGGGTGCCGGGCAACGCCGTCTACGTCGTGCTCGCGCTCGTGCTGCTGCGGGCCTTTCTTCTCGCGGCGGAGCGACGAACCTTGCAGCGGGAGCTCGCCACGGCAGCGCTCCGGCACGTCGGGAGGAAGAGGTGA
- the fdh gene encoding formate dehydrogenase produces the protein MGIFDVIGRWPVIRQIRAGDGQGLGATAHSARTQALAPRTQRVDRVARSICPYCAVGCAQRVHVRDEKIVAIEPDPDSPISEGTFCPKGVASYQLVTGNHRARQVLYRRPGGTEWEKIPLADAMELVARRVKRTRDETWEAETDEGRRVHRTLGIAHLGGATLDNEENYLIKKLFNGLGIVQIENQARIUHSSTVPGLGISFGRGGATTFQQDLQNADCVVVMGSNMAECHPVGFRWVMEAKKRGARILHVDPRFTRTSAMSSLHVPIRAGSDIAFLGGLIRYVIETERYFADYVKAFTNAAVLIHEDFRDTEDLDGIFNGWDADGARYDITSWQYEGVPGVVPAAGHKEVYDQPGAGEGRPQQVRFSEEQVDETLQHPRCVFQVLRRHFARYTPEMVEQICGTPKALFLQVAEALCENSGRERTSAFCYSVGWTQHSVGVQYIRAAAILQLLLGNIGRPGGGILALRGHASIQGSTDIPTLYDLLPGYLPMPHARHAQSLDEYIRNNQSGSGWWSEFPKYAVSLLKAWYGDAATEANDFGFAWLPKLTGDHSHMVTVTDMAAGRVQGYFVMGQNPVVGSPHGSLQRKGLRNASWVVVRDLALTETAEFWRKGPEFDSGEIRPEEVETEVFFFPAAAHTEKDGSFTNTQRLLQWHEAAVAPPGDARSELSFVFHLGRRLKELYAGSTDPRDEGFLALTWEYPTEGAHEEPSAQAVLAEINGWRVADRSPVGSFKELAADGSTAAGCWLYTGCFADGINQTNRKKPGHEQSWVAQEWGWAWPGDRRLLYNRASADRDGKPWSERKRYVWWDDTEQKWTGYDTPDFLADRPPSYRPPPDATGLATIGGDSAFLMQADGKGWLFAPSGLVDGPLPTHYEPQESPIRNLLYGQQCNPARHVFRRKDNPYHRAFDDPRFPYVLTTFRLTEQHTAGGMSRWLSWLVELQPQLFCEVSPELARELGLRNGGWATISTARGRVDCRVLVTRRLPSLRAAGRVIHQVGLPYHWGYVGRSRGDSVNDLLGFVADPNVHIMESKALTCDVHPGRSADKRRAATSQVVAPLAERLRLRRDLPGVGQRSDQPSQESGEGFPHGK, from the coding sequence ATGGGAATCTTCGACGTCATCGGCCGGTGGCCGGTGATCCGCCAGATCCGCGCCGGGGATGGACAAGGGCTCGGCGCCACCGCCCACTCCGCCAGGACCCAGGCGCTCGCTCCCAGGACGCAGCGGGTCGACAGGGTGGCCCGCTCGATCTGTCCCTATTGCGCGGTGGGCTGCGCCCAGCGCGTGCACGTGCGGGACGAGAAGATCGTCGCCATCGAGCCCGATCCCGACTCGCCGATCTCCGAGGGGACCTTCTGCCCGAAGGGCGTCGCCTCGTATCAGCTCGTCACCGGCAACCACCGGGCCCGGCAGGTGCTCTACCGGCGCCCCGGCGGCACCGAGTGGGAGAAGATCCCGCTCGCCGACGCGATGGAGCTGGTGGCCCGGCGGGTAAAGCGCACCCGCGACGAGACCTGGGAGGCGGAGACCGACGAGGGCAGGCGCGTCCACCGCACCCTCGGCATCGCCCACCTCGGCGGCGCCACCCTCGATAACGAAGAGAACTACCTGATCAAGAAGCTCTTCAACGGCCTGGGGATCGTGCAGATCGAGAACCAGGCCCGCATATGACACTCCTCCACGGTCCCCGGTCTGGGGATCTCCTTCGGTCGTGGCGGCGCGACGACGTTCCAGCAGGATCTGCAGAACGCCGATTGCGTCGTGGTCATGGGCTCGAACATGGCGGAGTGCCACCCGGTGGGCTTCCGCTGGGTGATGGAGGCAAAGAAGCGCGGCGCGAGGATCTTGCACGTCGACCCGCGGTTCACACGGACGAGCGCGATGTCCTCGCTCCACGTTCCGATCCGCGCCGGCAGCGACATCGCCTTCCTCGGCGGGCTCATCCGTTACGTGATCGAGACCGAGCGCTACTTCGCGGACTACGTCAAAGCCTTCACCAACGCGGCGGTGCTGATCCACGAGGACTTCCGCGACACCGAGGATCTCGACGGGATCTTCAACGGCTGGGACGCGGATGGTGCCAGATACGACATCACCTCCTGGCAGTACGAGGGTGTGCCCGGGGTGGTGCCCGCAGCCGGGCACAAGGAGGTCTACGACCAGCCCGGCGCCGGCGAGGGCCGGCCGCAGCAGGTGCGCTTCTCGGAGGAGCAGGTCGACGAGACGCTGCAGCATCCGCGCTGCGTCTTCCAGGTGCTGCGGCGCCACTTCGCCCGCTACACCCCGGAGATGGTCGAGCAGATCTGCGGCACGCCGAAGGCGCTCTTCCTCCAGGTGGCCGAGGCGCTCTGCGAGAACTCGGGGCGCGAGCGCACCAGCGCCTTCTGCTACTCGGTGGGCTGGACCCAGCATTCGGTGGGCGTGCAGTACATCCGCGCCGCAGCGATCCTCCAGCTCCTCCTCGGCAACATCGGCAGGCCCGGCGGCGGGATCCTCGCGCTGCGAGGCCACGCGTCGATCCAGGGCTCCACCGACATCCCCACCCTCTACGATCTGCTGCCGGGCTACCTGCCCATGCCCCACGCCCGGCATGCGCAGTCGCTCGACGAATACATCCGCAACAACCAGTCGGGGTCGGGCTGGTGGAGCGAATTTCCGAAGTACGCCGTCTCGCTCCTCAAGGCCTGGTACGGCGACGCGGCGACGGAGGCGAACGACTTCGGCTTCGCCTGGCTCCCGAAGCTCACCGGCGACCACTCGCACATGGTCACGGTCACCGACATGGCCGCCGGCAGGGTGCAGGGCTATTTCGTGATGGGACAGAACCCGGTGGTGGGTTCACCCCACGGATCGCTGCAGCGCAAGGGGCTGCGCAACGCCTCGTGGGTCGTGGTCCGCGACCTCGCCCTCACCGAGACCGCCGAGTTCTGGCGCAAGGGGCCGGAGTTCGACAGCGGCGAGATCAGGCCCGAGGAGGTGGAGACCGAGGTCTTCTTCTTCCCCGCTGCGGCGCATACCGAGAAGGACGGCAGCTTCACCAACACCCAGCGGCTGCTCCAATGGCACGAGGCGGCGGTGGCGCCACCGGGCGATGCGCGGAGCGAGCTCTCCTTCGTCTTCCACCTCGGCCGCAGGCTGAAAGAACTCTACGCCGGCTCCACCGATCCGCGGGACGAGGGCTTCCTGGCGCTCACCTGGGAGTACCCGACCGAAGGCGCACACGAGGAGCCGTCGGCGCAGGCGGTCCTCGCCGAGATCAACGGCTGGCGCGTCGCCGATCGCAGCCCCGTCGGCAGCTTCAAGGAACTCGCTGCAGACGGCAGCACCGCTGCAGGCTGCTGGCTCTACACCGGCTGCTTCGCCGACGGGATCAACCAGACCAACCGCAAGAAGCCCGGCCACGAGCAGTCGTGGGTGGCGCAGGAGTGGGGCTGGGCCTGGCCCGGCGACCGGCGCCTCCTCTACAACCGCGCCTCCGCCGATCGCGACGGGAAGCCGTGGTCGGAGCGGAAGCGTTACGTCTGGTGGGACGACACGGAGCAGAAGTGGACGGGCTACGACACCCCCGACTTCCTCGCCGATCGGCCGCCCTCCTACCGGCCGCCGCCGGATGCCACGGGGCTCGCCACCATCGGCGGCGACTCGGCCTTCCTCATGCAGGCCGACGGCAAGGGCTGGCTCTTCGCACCGAGCGGCCTCGTCGACGGGCCGCTGCCCACCCACTACGAGCCGCAGGAATCGCCGATCCGCAACCTGCTCTACGGGCAGCAGTGCAACCCGGCGCGTCACGTCTTCCGGCGGAAGGACAACCCCTACCACCGGGCCTTCGACGACCCGCGCTTCCCCTACGTGCTCACCACCTTCCGGCTCACCGAGCAACACACCGCAGGCGGGATGAGCCGCTGGCTCTCGTGGCTGGTGGAGCTGCAGCCGCAGCTCTTCTGCGAAGTCTCCCCGGAGCTGGCACGGGAGCTGGGGCTGCGCAACGGCGGCTGGGCCACCATCAGCACCGCCAGGGGCAGGGTCGACTGCAGGGTGCTGGTGACACGGCGCCTGCCGTCGCTCCGGGCAGCCGGGCGGGTGATCCACCAGGTCGGGTTGCCCTACCACTGGGGCTACGTCGGCCGCTCTCGCGGCGACAGCGTCAACGACCTGCTCGGCTTCGTCGCCGATCCCAACGTCCACATCATGGAGTCGAAGGCGCTCACCTGCGACGTCCATCCCGGCAGGAGCGCCGACAAGCGTCGCGCCGCCACCAGCCAGGTGGTGGCGCCACTCGCGGAGCGCCTGCGCCTGCGCCGCGATCTTCCCGGCGTGGGGCAGCGCAGCGATCAGCCGAGCCAGGAGAGCGGCGAGGGATTCCCCCATGGCAAATGA
- the ctaD gene encoding cytochrome c oxidase subunit I, protein MTTAELDRLWGQPKGLLGFLSGVNHKVVGKRFMVTAFVFFLIAGLEALFIRAQLFSPLGDVLSPDRYNQFFTMHGSTMMFLFAVPFFEGLAIYVTPLMIGTRDMAFPRLNAFGYWVYLVAGITLHFSLIFGMAPDAGWFSYPPLSGPGFSPGPNLDWWVTMIAFLEVAALVAAVELIVTICKQRVPGMAAHRMPLFVWAILVMAFMIVFAMPPLVVASLFLGTDRFLGTHFFAAAGGGKPLLFQHLFWFFGHPDVYIILLPALGVISTLLPTAVRRPIVGYGAVVLAGVAVGFLSFGLWVHHMYAAGLPLVGTNLFSAASLLITIPNTVQIFAWIATIWRGQRAVLHSWFLYAVGFLVTFILGGITGMMVASVPFDLQVHDTHFVVAHFHYVLIGGAVFPIFAAIHFWFPKVTGRLLHEGRAKVAFALVFVGFHLTFFPLHILGLEGMPRRIYTYLPEMGWEGLNRLSTIGAFVLGLGVLVHLLDFVWCWFLGRKAPPNPWGASTLEWATASPPPQHNFTEQIPVRSRDPLWEPAPEPAIVPDRPGEWERMVVTTTVLDAREEALASLPFNSVWPFWLAMALSLAFLGAMVHPLLVPVGLALGGVALAGWHWPRKEKRP, encoded by the coding sequence ATGACCACCGCGGAGCTCGACAGGCTCTGGGGCCAGCCGAAGGGGCTCCTGGGCTTCCTCTCCGGCGTGAACCACAAGGTGGTGGGCAAGCGGTTCATGGTGACCGCGTTCGTCTTCTTCCTGATCGCGGGGCTCGAGGCGCTCTTCATCCGCGCGCAGCTCTTCTCGCCGCTGGGCGACGTGCTCTCGCCGGATCGCTACAACCAATTCTTCACGATGCACGGCTCGACGATGATGTTCCTCTTCGCCGTGCCCTTCTTCGAAGGCCTCGCGATCTACGTGACCCCGCTGATGATCGGGACGCGGGACATGGCCTTCCCGCGGCTCAACGCCTTCGGCTACTGGGTCTACCTGGTGGCGGGGATCACCCTGCACTTCAGCCTGATCTTCGGGATGGCGCCGGACGCAGGCTGGTTCTCCTACCCGCCGCTCTCCGGTCCCGGCTTCTCGCCGGGCCCCAACCTCGATTGGTGGGTGACGATGATCGCCTTCCTCGAGGTGGCGGCGCTGGTGGCGGCGGTGGAGCTCATCGTCACCATCTGCAAGCAGCGCGTCCCCGGCATGGCGGCCCACCGGATGCCCCTCTTCGTATGGGCGATCCTGGTGATGGCCTTCATGATCGTCTTCGCGATGCCGCCGCTGGTGGTAGCGAGCCTCTTCCTCGGCACCGATCGCTTCCTCGGCACCCACTTCTTCGCCGCTGCCGGTGGCGGAAAGCCCCTGCTCTTCCAGCACCTCTTCTGGTTCTTCGGCCACCCCGACGTCTACATCATCCTCCTGCCCGCGCTGGGCGTGATCTCCACCCTCCTCCCCACCGCGGTGCGCCGGCCGATCGTCGGCTACGGCGCGGTGGTCCTCGCCGGGGTGGCGGTGGGCTTCCTCTCCTTCGGCCTCTGGGTCCACCACATGTACGCGGCGGGGCTGCCGCTGGTCGGCACCAACCTCTTCTCCGCTGCGAGCCTGCTCATCACCATCCCCAACACGGTGCAGATCTTCGCCTGGATCGCCACCATCTGGCGGGGCCAGCGCGCCGTGCTCCACAGCTGGTTCCTCTACGCGGTGGGCTTCCTCGTCACCTTCATCCTCGGCGGGATCACCGGGATGATGGTCGCTTCGGTGCCCTTCGATCTGCAGGTGCACGACACCCATTTCGTGGTGGCCCACTTCCACTACGTGCTCATCGGCGGCGCGGTCTTTCCGATCTTCGCGGCGATCCACTTCTGGTTCCCGAAGGTCACCGGGCGCCTGCTCCACGAGGGCCGCGCGAAGGTGGCCTTCGCCCTGGTTTTCGTCGGCTTCCACCTCACCTTCTTCCCGCTCCACATCCTCGGCCTCGAGGGGATGCCGCGGCGGATCTACACCTACCTGCCGGAGATGGGCTGGGAGGGGCTGAACCGGCTCTCCACGATCGGCGCCTTCGTGCTCGGCCTGGGTGTGCTCGTCCACCTCCTCGACTTCGTCTGGTGCTGGTTTCTCGGCAGGAAGGCGCCGCCCAATCCGTGGGGCGCCTCGACGCTGGAGTGGGCCACCGCCTCGCCGCCGCCACAGCACAACTTCACCGAGCAGATCCCCGTGCGCAGCCGCGATCCGCTCTGGGAGCCGGCGCCGGAGCCGGCGATCGTCCCCGATCGCCCCGGCGAGTGGGAGCGCATGGTGGTGACGACCACCGTGCTCGACGCACGGGAGGAGGCCCTGGCCTCGCTCCCCTTCAACTCGGTCTGGCCCTTCTGGCTGGCGATGGCCTTGAGCCTCGCCTTCCTCGGCGCCATGGTCCACCCGCTGCTCGTGCCGGTGGGGCTCGCCCTCGGCGGCGTGGCCCTCGCCGGCTGGCATTGGCCGCGGAAGGAGAAGAGGCCGTGA